The genomic DNA GGGAGGCCTTTCCGCGGGGCGCGTCCGTGGACTTCCGCACACCTGACGCGGACACCGAGGCCGCTGAGTGGGGACCGGAGCGGACCGTGCGAGCGAGCGTCCTGCGGGCACTGCTGCTCACGGCACCGCAGGAGGAGGGCGAGACGGCCGCGCTCAAGGTCGCGGGTGCCCGGATCACCGGCGTACTGAGTCTGATGTACGCGACGATCGGCCATGTCGTCCGGCTGAGCCACTGCCGGTTCGAGGAGGCGCCCAAGCTGCACGGCGCCCAGCTTCGTCAGCTCAATCTGCGGCAGTCGGTGCTGCCCGGCCTGGCCTCGGGGAACGTACGGATCGACGGCATCCTGCGGTTGACGGACTGCCGTGTCCACGGGCCGGTGCGGCTCGATGGCGCGCAGATATCCCGCGCGCTCTTCCTCGACGGTGCGCGGCTCTCCGCCCAGGACGACGCGCAGCCCGTGCTCCAGCTCAACCAGGCCGCCATCGGCGACGACCTGTGGGCGCCGAAGCTCCGGGTTCGGGGTGAGGTGCGGATGAACGGCATCCATGTGGCCGGGTCGGTCAACCTGGAGGACGCCGATCTGAGCGCGCACGCGGGCACCGCCCTCAGCGCCGAGACCCTCAGCGTGGGAACCGATGTGCGGGCGCGCTGCCTGCGCGCGGACGGCCGGCTCGAGCTGCGCGGCGCCCGGATCCCCGGCCGGCTCGATCTGCTGCACGCTCGTCTCTCGAACCCCGGCGGCACGGCGCTGCGGGCGAGCAGCTGCGCCATCAGGGAACTCTGGCTGCGCGACGGCGACCGGATCGAGGGCGTCCTCAATCTGCGCCGTGCGCAGATCGACCTGCTGACCCTGGCCCCGGAGATGCTGCCCGACGAGGTGTTTCTGAGCGGTCTCACCTACACCATGCTCACCCCGAACGAGCCCGCCGAGCGCCGTCTGCCGATGCTCGACCGGGACGGCGGCGGCTATCTCCCCTCCGGATACGAGCAGTTGAGCGCCGCGTACCGCAGAATCGGCGACGACAACGCGGCCCGCCTCGTCCAACTCGCCAAGCAGCGGCGCCATCGCGCCACCCTGGCCTGGTACGCGCGGATCTGGGGCCACGTCCAGGACGCCACCGTCGGCTACGGCTTCCGTCCGCTGCGTGCCGCCGGCTGGCTGCTGTCCCTGCTGGCCGTGGGCTCGATCGCGTACGGCGTGCATCCGCCCCACCCGCTCAAGGCCTCCGAGGCGCCGCCCTTCAACGCCGTCTTCTACACCCTCGACCTGCTCCTGCCGGTCATCGACTTCGGTCAGGAGCGGGCCTTCTCCCCCACCGACTGGTACCAGGGCCTGTCCTACGTCCTCATCATCACCGGCTGGATCCTGGCGACGACGATCGTCACCGGTGTGACGCGCACGGTCAGCCGTCAGTAGTACGGCTCACCGGACCGGCCGCCCCGCGTGCTGGGCGGCCAGCCGCACCGGTGCGTTCTGGGCTCCGTAACCGCGGTGGCCGGCGTCACGCTGGACGAGTTCGAAGAAGACGCGGCCGACCGTCTCCGTGTAGCAGTGCCGGAACGCGCCGCCCGCGTCACGGTCGTAGAGGATGCCGAGTTCGCGGTACGTCTCCAGCTCGCCGTCCGCGAACTCGTACCGGGCGGCCAGGTCGTCGTAGTAGTTCGCCGGAATCCGCAGCAGCCGGCCGCCCGCCGCGCGAAAGCGGCGGGCCGTGGCGACCACGTCCTCGGTGGCGAACGCGATGTGCTGGGCCCGGGCGCCGTCGTCGGTCGGTGCGGGTCCGACGCTCAGCGCGATCCGCACACTGCCGTCGGCGTTGGTGACGGCACGGCTGCGGTGCAGACCGTAGGGGTCGGCGACGTCGACGCTGTCCTGCGCGTTCAGACCGAGCACGCTGCGGTGGAACAGGGCCGCCTCGTCGAACTGGTGCCAGGGCTGGGTGAGGGCGAGATGGTCGACCCGGGTGACGCCGTGCGCGGGGGCACGGCCCGGCGCGTCCGCGTCCACTTCCAGGTCCGCGAAGTCGCCTCGCCAGTCGGGGAGTTCGGGGCGGGCGGCGCAGAAGAAGAGTTCGGTGCCGTCGGGCGCGGCGACCGCCTCCAGGGGCGCGTCCTCCAGGGCGCGGCGGCGCGGCAGCACCGGGGCGAGCAGGGCCTCGGCGCGGCGGGCCGCGGCGGCCGGGTCCGGTGACTCCAGGCCGACGGCGGCGAGCGAGGTGCCGGCGCGGCGGGCGGCGGGGCCCGTGTTGACCAGGACGCGCGCCGCACCCTGCTGCCAGAGGTCCACCGGCTTGGAGCGGTGCCGGGCGGTGCGACCGAAACCGAGCGCGCTCAGGAGCGCGGAGACCGGCTCGACGTCGGGTGTGACGAGTTCGGCGAAGGCGATCCCGGTGGGCACCACGGGCGCGGGGGGTGTGGCGAGTCCGGTCGCCTCCTGGAGGGCGAGCAGCGAGCGCTGGGCGTCCACGGCGGTGGGTCCGGCCTCGGCCTGCCGGAAGACGTCGTTGAAGACCTCGAGGGACAGCGGTCCCCGGTATCCGGCGCGCATCACATGTCCGAGGAACCCGGCGATGTCGAAGCCGCCCTGGCCGGGGAAACAGCGGTAGTGACGGCTCCACTGGAGGACGTCCATCGCCATCTGCGGGGCGTCGGCCAGTTGCAGGAAGAAGATCTTCTCGCCGGGGATGTCCTCGATGCCCTTGGGGTCCGAGCCGCGGGCGAGGATGTGGAAGCTGTCGAGGCAGGTCCCGAGCGCGGGGTGGCCGGCGGCCTCGACGATGCGCCAGGCGTGGTCGTACGTACGCACATGGCGCCCCCACGCCAGCGCCTCGTAGGCGACCCTGATCCCGAAGTCCGCGGCCAGTTCGGCCAGTCGGCGCAGCTGCCGGGCGGCGAGCGCGTCGTCGTCCTCGGCGAGCGGGGAGACGCTGGAGCAGACGAGGACGGTGTCCGCGCCCAGGCGTCGCATCAGCTCGAACTTGTGGCGCGCGCGGCGCAGATTGCGGCTGAACTCGTCCGCCGGTACGGCCTCGATGTCGCGCATCGGCTGGTAGAGGTCGATGCTCAGACCGAGGTCGGCGCAGCGGGCCCGGATCTCCTCGGGGCTGAGCGGGCTGGCGAGCAGGTCGTTCTCGAAGATCTCGACGCCGTCGAAGCCGGCCCGGGCCGCGGCCGTGAGCTTCTCGGTGAGGGACCCGCTGAGCGAGACGGTGGCGATGGACGTACGCACGGGGTGTCTCCCTTCTGTCCGGGCTTCAGTGCCGGACGGCCGCGGTGCCGGCCAGTTCGGCGATGTCGGCGAGCATGCGCATGCTGTCGGGTTCCCGCCCGGTGAAGAGCCGGAACGCGTCCACCGCCTGGAAGACGGCCATGCCGCCGCCGTCGAGCGTGGCGCAGCCGAGCGCGCGGGCGGTGCGCAGCAGTTCGGTCTCCAGGGGGCGGTAGACCACCTCGGCGACCCACAGACCGGGGTGCAGCAGCTCGGCCGGGAGCGGGATTCCGGGGTGGGCGGCCATACCGGTGGGGGTGGCGTGCACGATGCCGTCGGCGTCCGTCAGCAGCTTGGGCAGCGTGTCCGGGCTCGCCGCGGCGGCGCGGCCGTCGCCGAAGTGCCGGTTCAGTGCCACGGCGAGGGCGGCGGCCCGCTCCGGCAGCGCGTCGACGACGGTGACGTGCCCGGCGCCGAGTGTCAGCAGGGCGTGCGCCACGGCCGCGCCCGCGCCGCCCGCGCCCAGCTGTACGACCCGTTCGAGCCGGGCGTCGGGCAGTCCGCGCGCGAAGGAGGCGGCGAACCCGGTGACGTCCGTGTTGTGACCGACGGCGCGGCCGTCCTCGAAGACGACGGTGTTGACCGCGCCGAGCGCCTCGGCCTGCGGGGCGAGCGTGTCCAGGTGGCTGATGACGAGCTGCTTGCAGGGGTGCGTGATGTTGAGCCCGTCGAAACCGAGGTCCCGGGCCGCGCGTACCAGGCCGCCCACGGCTTCGGGTCCGACCCCGAGCCTGTCGATGTCGATCAGCCGGTAGTGATAGCGCAGTCCCTGCCGGCCGGCCTCGCGTTCGTGCAGGGCGGGGCTGAGCGAGGGGCCGATGCCGGAACCGATCAGGCCGACGAGATACGAGTCCTGGGTCACGGCGGTCCTCCTGGGCTGCCGCCGGACGGGTCGCCCGGACAGCTGACTAATGTACGAACTAGTACGTTAGTCATATCAGGATGTCACGCCGCCGTGAAGACATCGACCGGACCGACCCGCGCCGAGGCCCTGCTTCTACAATCTCGGCACCGGCATCTCCGTCCGAAGGAACCCGATGACCAGCGTCGACGAACCGGCACCACCGAACGGCCGCATCCGCGACGCCGCCCGCACCAGGGCCGAGATCCTCGACGTGGCGACGCAGGAGTTCGCGCGGGCCGGATACGACGGCGCCCGGGTCGACGAGATCGCCGCCCGCACCCGCACCACGAAGCGG from Streptomyces avermitilis MA-4680 = NBRC 14893 includes the following:
- a CDS encoding shikimate dehydrogenase, with protein sequence MTQDSYLVGLIGSGIGPSLSPALHEREAGRQGLRYHYRLIDIDRLGVGPEAVGGLVRAARDLGFDGLNITHPCKQLVISHLDTLAPQAEALGAVNTVVFEDGRAVGHNTDVTGFAASFARGLPDARLERVVQLGAGGAGAAVAHALLTLGAGHVTVVDALPERAAALAVALNRHFGDGRAAAASPDTLPKLLTDADGIVHATPTGMAAHPGIPLPAELLHPGLWVAEVVYRPLETELLRTARALGCATLDGGGMAVFQAVDAFRLFTGREPDSMRMLADIAELAGTAAVRH
- a CDS encoding bifunctional sugar phosphate isomerase/epimerase/4-hydroxyphenylpyruvate dioxygenase family protein; the encoded protein is MRTSIATVSLSGSLTEKLTAAARAGFDGVEIFENDLLASPLSPEEIRARCADLGLSIDLYQPMRDIEAVPADEFSRNLRRARHKFELMRRLGADTVLVCSSVSPLAEDDDALAARQLRRLAELAADFGIRVAYEALAWGRHVRTYDHAWRIVEAAGHPALGTCLDSFHILARGSDPKGIEDIPGEKIFFLQLADAPQMAMDVLQWSRHYRCFPGQGGFDIAGFLGHVMRAGYRGPLSLEVFNDVFRQAEAGPTAVDAQRSLLALQEATGLATPPAPVVPTGIAFAELVTPDVEPVSALLSALGFGRTARHRSKPVDLWQQGAARVLVNTGPAARRAGTSLAAVGLESPDPAAAARRAEALLAPVLPRRRALEDAPLEAVAAPDGTELFFCAARPELPDWRGDFADLEVDADAPGRAPAHGVTRVDHLALTQPWHQFDEAALFHRSVLGLNAQDSVDVADPYGLHRSRAVTNADGSVRIALSVGPAPTDDGARAQHIAFATEDVVATARRFRAAGGRLLRIPANYYDDLAARYEFADGELETYRELGILYDRDAGGAFRHCYTETVGRVFFELVQRDAGHRGYGAQNAPVRLAAQHAGRPVR